Proteins found in one Miscanthus floridulus cultivar M001 chromosome 4, ASM1932011v1, whole genome shotgun sequence genomic segment:
- the LOC136552542 gene encoding uncharacterized protein, which produces MASFYKKLAVVVGFTVALLIASNGEETSSLGGSALCDSSTGVTCTSDASCVPICKQKAGQNYVDGYCSPEPNAVGGGRSCVCVERCGAQSTPPPPEKEATATPAWHGMRMLD; this is translated from the exons ATGGCGTCGTTCTACAAGAAACTTGCAGTGGTCGTTGGCTTCACCGTGGCCTTGCTCATCGCGTCAAATGGTGAAGAAACTTCCTCATTAG GCGGATCAGCACTCTGTGATTCGAGCACGGGTGTCACCTGCACGTCTGACGCGAGTTGCGTGCCCATCTGCAAGCAAAAGGCTGGACAAAACTACGTCGATGGCTACTGCTCCCCGGAGCCTAATGCCGTGGGCGGCGGCCGTTCATGCGTGTGCGTCGAGCGGTGTGGTGCGCaatcgacgccgccgccgccggagaagGAGGCGACGGCGACGCCGGCATGGCACGGGATGCGAATGCTAGATTGA